The following are encoded in a window of Stegostoma tigrinum isolate sSteTig4 chromosome 40, sSteTig4.hap1, whole genome shotgun sequence genomic DNA:
- the LOC125447949 gene encoding fibroblast growth factor 17-like, protein MNRRGKLVGKLVGKGKDCIFTEILLENNYTALRNTKYNGWYMAFTRKGQPRKATKTRQNQREVHFMKRLFKGEPLFPNWDRQRHFEFLNYPNTKRTQRTRLPRRHRT, encoded by the exons ATGAATCGAAGGGGAAAACTTGTTGGGAAA CTGGTTGGAAAGGGGAAGGACTGCATTTTCACAGAAATACTACTGGAGAATAACTACACAGCACTGAGGAACACCAAATACAATGGGTGGTACATGGCCTTCACCAGGAAAGGGCAGCCCAGGAAAGCCACAAAGACCAGGCAGAATCAGAGAGAAGTCCACTTCATGAAAAGACTCTTCAAAGGGGAACCACTCTTTCCAAACTGGGACAGGCAAAGGCACTTTGAGTTCCTCAATTACCCCAACACCAAACGGACCCAGAGAACCCGCTTGCCCAGAAGGCACCGGACCTAG